A single window of Hyla sarda isolate aHylSar1 chromosome 2, aHylSar1.hap1, whole genome shotgun sequence DNA harbors:
- the THSD1 gene encoding thrombospondin type-1 domain-containing protein 1 — protein sequence MRQPPNSFSYLSLLLLWECVFSEPGYLLLRQSHHTALSKFPIHVDFSIQGNYSLSTNVSVNLLEVKRNQIVTSKGFPANQSEGDLQFECIHFISAGLYQFQMVLETENNSSIMFMSGLLNVTWPVFHIDLNRTTKETLRSFQVGIFTNEQLCSGFPDREPKLLLEVEHTHSFQEMEEPSADRFMLYKTYKEVPLSSSQWVEFECASVRPEAFITVSLKPMLSESVIASMGPVDLVKTFKYKLVTIMEKKCDTSIAISIIAPPCNYAEGKITVYRESPRSPGESVSTLTESALQKGEKSSLFNCSLFEIGKNKYCFEFFMSSSGTVSYSTPRAKQCVEIRREIETWSQWQPWSSCSVTCGDGHRERYRSCLSSSPVNAQCNGNTKETSLCSLDDCLAVKPSSKSTTNTKDNPKTSNTVTITGISVCLFIIFITIVITVWRRFTKVGKCSSTSRHGSSHSASCRKNSDEENIYQVRESFSDAGDGPQEIMEEEVHIPLNSWQSTHVPEEQTVAENDCPQANTQKLIPPIFSYRLAQQQLKEMKQKGLKEATKVYHVSQNPMADTAVDVSLAPPLDPENLEETAANKFRIQSPFLEAKNSHIRNTNERRSSRSLFSPTHGPSQTLPKISHVRNSDAKGKYDRGYQKNNFRRTSSFHETKHVKPYRERSLTSLSPRHTMVYNSRTKMWENATVERPNPKLIRFEKSPQNLTRGISFPLDATEQSPKGQYLQPGVSKPDLLCSRITAGKPKPERSDQNRTRKGQSPVKSWKRGQDASPSPKDNTYQWNHAHSPSHYRREKCQSFPWGADYSFYDNSTFGLTDAEQQMLDLPGYFASNEEDETSTLSIERLVL from the exons atgagacagccaccGAACAGCTTCTCTTATCTATCTCTGCTTCTTCTCTGGGAATGCG TTTTCAGTGAGCCTGGCTATCTTCTCCTAAGACAGTCCCACCACACAGCTTTAAGCAAATTTCCCATCCATGTGGACTTCAGTATACAAGGCAACTACAGTTTATCAACAAATGTTTCGGTAAATCTTCTGGAAGTCAAAAGAAACCAAATAGTTACAAGTAAAGGGTTCCCAGCCAACCAGTCAGAGGGTGACCTGCAATTTGAGTGTATCCATTTCATTTCAGCCGGACTCTATCAGTTTCAGATGGTCCTCGAGACAGAAAACAATAGTTCCATTATGTTTATGAGTGGCCTCCTAAACGTCACCTGGCCAGTATTTCATATTGACTTGAACAGAACAACAAAAGAAACGCTGAGATCTTTCCAGGTCGGCATCTTCACCAATGAACAGTTGTGCTCTGGTTTTCCTGATCGAGAACCCAAACTTCTACTGGAGGTTGAACACACGCACAGTTTTCAGGAGATGGAGGAACCAAGTGCTGACAGATTTATGTTGTATAAGACCTACAAGGAGGtcccattgtcctcctctcagtgGGTAGAGTTTGAGTGTGCATCTGTACGACCTGAAGCTTTTATTACAGTGTCCCTTAAACCCATGCTTTCTGAGTCAGTCATTGCCTCTATGGGACCTGTTGACCTTGTCAAGACCTTCAAATATAAACTGGTTAccataatggaaaaaaaatgtgatacCTCAATAGCTATTTCCATTATAGCCCCTCCATGTAATTATGCAGAAGGGAAAATAACTGTGTACAGAGAGTCGCCCAGGAGCCCGGGTGAAAGTGTCTCTACATTAACCGAAAGTGCCctacaaaaaggagagaagagttCTCTCTTCAACTGCTCCTTATTTGAGATTGGGAAAAACAAATATTGCTTTGAGTTTTTCATGTCTTCAAGTGGAACTGTGAGTTACTCCACACCCCGAGCCAAGCAGTGTGTAGAGATCCGGAGAGAAATAG agACATGGAGCCAGTGGCAGCCATGGAGCTCCTGCAGTGTTACATGTGGAGATGGCCACAGAGAGCGGTACAGAAGTTGTCTTTCATCTTCGCCTGTAAATGCCCAGTGCAATGGAAACACCAAGGAGACATCTCTCTGTTCTCTAGACGACTGCTTAG CCGTGAAACCTTCAAGCAAATCTACCACAAATACAAAAGACAACCCCAAAACAAGCAATACTGTCACTATCACTGGCATTTCTGTTTGTCTTTTCATCATATTCATCACCATTGTGATCACAGTGTGGAGAAGGTTCACCAAGGTGGGCAAGTGCAGTTCAACATCCAGACACGGCTCTTCCCACTCAGCAAGCTGTCGTAAAAACTCAGATGAGGAGAACATCTACCAAGTGAGGGAGAGCTTCTCAGATGCAGGAGATGGGCCCCAGGAGATTATGGAGGAAGAAGTCCATATACCCTTAAACTCCTGGCAAAGTACACACGTGCCTGAGGAACAAACAGTGGCAGAGAATGACTGCCCACAAGCCAATACTCAGAAGTTAATACCGCCCATTTTCAGCTATCGTCTTGCCCAACAACAGCTAAAAGAAATGAAGCAAAAAGGTCTGAAAGAGGCCACAAAGGTTTATCACGTCTCTCAGAACCCAATGGCAGACACCGCAGTAGATGTTTCACTGGCTCCTCCTTTGGACCCTGAAAACTTAGAAGAAACTGCAGCTAATAAGTTTAGGATACAGTCTCCGTTCTTAGAAGCAAAGAATAGCCATATCCGAAATACCAATGAGAGGCGTAGCTCAAGGTCTCTCTTTTCACCAACACATGGCCCAAGTCAAACACTTCCCAAAATTTCCCATGTTAGGAACAGTGATGCTAAAGGAAAGTATGACAGAGGCTATCAAAAAAATAACTTTCGAAGAACTTCTAGTTTTCATGAAACCAAACACGTTAAACCCTATAGAGAAAGAAGTCTGACATCCCTTTCTCCAAGGCATACAATGGTATATAACTCAAGGACCAAGATGTGGGAAAATGCTACAGTAGAGAGACCTAATCCTAAACTAATAAGATTCGAGAAGAGCCCACAGAATCTTACCAGAGGCATCTCTTTCCCTCTTGATGCCACAGAACAGTCCCCAAAAGGTCAATATCTACAGCCAGGGGTAAGTAAACCTGATTTACTATGTAGCCGGATTACTGCTGGTAAACCCAAACCGGAGAGATCAGATCAAAACCGAACACGAAAAGGTCAATCACCAGTAAAGTCTTGGAAGAGGGGTCAGGATGCTTCACCTTCCCCAAAGGACAATACCTACCAATGGAACCATGCCCACAGTCCATCACACTACCGGAGAGAGAAATGCCAGAGTTTTCCTTGGGGTGCAGATTATTCCTTTTATGATAATTCCACATTTGGACTCACAGACGCTGAGCAACAGATGCTTGACCTACCTGGGTATTTTGCCTCGAATGAAGAGGATGAGACAAGTACCTTAAGCATTGAAAGACTGGTCCTCTGA